From Pan troglodytes isolate AG18354 chromosome 1, NHGRI_mPanTro3-v2.0_pri, whole genome shotgun sequence:
ACTTGTTGGCAGGCAAAGATTAGCCTACCAACAAGCAGGacacagaaaaaatacatatagaagAAAGACATGATAAATGAGACTTCATCAACATTAGCCACACCTTCTCATGAAAAGATACCACTAAGAAAGCGAAAAGGCAAGcaagacacagacagagagaaaatagcCACAAAACGTATCTGACCTCCACACCCTGCAATTATAATTATAGCGGTCTGATACACTGCACCCAGTTTCCGCTGGAGTATTTTCTGGGTGTCTCTAATGAGTAAGAGAGGGCCCCATGGGATATTCCTTCAGTTCCCAGATGAATAGTGGGAAAGACTCCACATTGACCAACCTTGGGGGCCTGAAAACCCAGGTCCTCAAGGAGGATAGAGTATACCTGGACCCTGACCCAGACCCCTGGATGGGCTGTGCCAAGAGACCCAGCAAGGGAAGGgatttcctcctgcctcaggttctcTGTTCTTCTGTGGTTAGACCACCTGAACCCAACTCCTTCCCCAAGCACTAGAGATGGGCTTTTCCAAGGGCTGGGGATCTGGCTGTCCTGAGGACAGCTGAGCAAGGGGGTCGAGGAGGAGCTTGGGTTGTGGAGGAGAGGAAACCGGGTAAGATGCGTGAAGCAGTTGGCTATACCAGGCACAGAGAGGACCCGCTGAGACCCAAGAGCCTGCATGTGAAGCCAGGCCTTGGGCCACCTTGTCCATCAAGGGGGTGCCTACTTCCGTGGTGTCTTCAAAGGGACTGTGGAAAGAGAGGCCTTCAGCCCATACCTCTGaatgcttttccaccacagcatGCCCTGTGGCCTTTATCCTGCTGGTGTGGAACAGTCAGACGCCTGCAGGGCTGCAGAGCCTCTGTACTGAGCGGCATCCCAGCCTGAGTGCCAGAGCTCAGAGGGCAGGCCCCCGAGCAAGCAGAGAGGAGGGCACCTTTTGGACAGAATGTGTGGGACAAGAGCGATGGCTCATCCGTTCAGGTTCCTCACAAAATGAGAGTCAGGAAGATCAGGGCGCAGGCCTGATTTCCCAGGCAGGGCTGAAAGCAGACAACCGGAGGGAGAGCAGCACCTGGGCCAATGAGGTAGAAGACAGAAGACCACAGTGTACTCCTGCCCTCaacctcaccccctcccacccacatCCTCCACACTCCCTGACCACCTTCCTCAGAAGTGTAATAGGAATCCAGATTCCCCCTGGCCTGGTTGCTGCAGGAGGCACAGTAGCCTgatggagcctgaggcaggtgtggGAAGATGTGGATTGTCTAACTGGAGGTTGGGAGTCCAGGGTGTAGAAGCAGCTTGGAGTGCAGGATTTGGTGGTATGTGTGTGGcagtaggcaaaagaaagagacaactggccgggcgcggtggctcacgcctgtaatcccaacactttgggagaccgaggcgggcggatcacgaggtcagatgaagaccacggtaaaaccccgtctctactaaaaatacaaaaaagtagccgggcgtgatggcgggtgcctgtagtcccagctactggggaggcagaggcaggagaatggcgtgaacccgggaggcggagcttgcagtgatctgagatcgcgccactgcactccagccactgcactccagcctgggtgacagagcaagactctgactcaaaaagaaaagaaaagaaaagaaaagaaagtgacaaCTGAGCCACTTGAAATACCATGAGaattcaaatttagaaaattccTGGGGAACTATGCATGCAGGCACTCACCAGATCCACAAAACAGCTGCTGCATAACTGCATGTTGCAAGCAAGCCCTAAATTGCTGATTTTGAAACAGCCTGCTGGGTTCACAAAGACAATTTCTGAATAGTCTTAAGAGCAGAGGTGCACtaaagccactgtgccctgcaggCCCGGATCCCAGTAAGTTCTTTAAGGAGTAAGTCTTACTTCCATTTATGGAAGATTTTTGGAGTTGTCCTTGGTCACCCCCAGGAATGTTTTGGTTAAGAGTAGAATTTTAGAtgtcatcaatttaaaaattaaaactaaaacgcTGGAACTCATAGAGAGATAAAATTAAGAGAATACATTCACTATCCTGAGTAGAAAGATTTCTTATAGAACATAAcaggctttaaaaataaagaaaaaatagggcAAAATTTCATCAAATTAAATGCTTTGagaactaaaattaaaatccaaAGCCACCCAACCAACTGGACAGACTGCTTCTTGGCCAAGGAGACCCCAGAGAAGTCTTAAATACTGAGTTCCTGCCCAGTAGTTGGAATCTCAGACACCTCTCCTTATACTCTCTCCCTTTGTGGTTtagacacaactgaccagcattattgttaaaatagagatcctaagactgacagaacagactccTTGCAGTAGTAAGATACCATATTATAAACAAGACCTAAGGCCACGCCAGGCAAGGTGGAGTCATGCGCCCCTCaacttaaagaataaactgtGTTCTAATTGCcacaggtttttttcttcttcctttttttctctagctaaacaagcactggcctTGAGATAAGCAATGCTGAAGCACTTGCAGCTCACCCATTACCATAAACTGACTGAGCCCTCCCTACACAAGCCATAACTATAGCTTTGAttggacaagagactgatttcagtaacttccCCTTGATAAGAGACCACTGGCTGTGGACTGGTTCTGGACAGTTTACAGAGGCTGTGCACTTGACTGCCTTTGTGTCCCTGCTTCCCCTTTTGAAGCATAGGGcctaattataatgtatttaaatgttGTCTCCActccaaagtgaacatgggttgCATGTAACAGGCATGTTTACTCAGCATGCATGCAGCAGGATCCCTTCATGAATATTCAGAGCTCCTCCTATTCCCTGTTGAATATGTATATGTGGCCCACCACATCAACATAAATCCCtgttcccccctcccctccctggaaACGTACTTTTCAGGTTTCAGCAGGAGGGTATGCCTCCCTGTCTGTCGGAATGGCCACCTTGCAGGCTGTaaccatttataaaaaataaaatctcccttctaaatttataaattgtgtGATTTTTCAGTTGACAGCTTTCAGTCAGACTTTTCACTGACTGGGAAAATTCAtttgcaatatatttattttaaaaatgactcctcaggatacaaaatcaatgtacaaaaatcacaagcattcttatacaccaataacagacaaacagagagccaaatcatgagtgaactcccattcacaattgcttcaaagagaataaaatatctaggaatccaacttacaagggatgtgaaggacctcttcaaggagaactacaaaacactgctcaacaaaataaaagaggatacaaacaaatggaagaacattccacactcatgggtaggaagaatcactattgggaaaatggtcatactgcccaaggtaatttatagattccatgccatccccatcaagctaccaatgactttcttcacagaattggaaaaaactactttaaagttcatatggaaccaaaaaagagcccgcattgccatgTCAATCcttagccaaaagaacaaagctggaggcatcacgctacctgacttcaaactatactacaaggctacagtaaccaaaacagcatggtactggtaccaaaacagagatatagaccaatggaggaGGACAGAGCCcgcagaaataatgccacacatctacaactatctgatctttgacaaacctgacaaaaacaagaaatggggaaaggattccctatttaataaatggtgctgggaaaactggctagccatatgttgaaagctgaaactggatcctttccttacaccttatacaaaaattaattcaagatggattaaagacttaaatgtcagacctgaaaccataaaaagcctagaagaaaacctaggcaataccattcaggacataggcatgggcaagtacttcatgtctaaaacaccgaaagcaatggcaacaaaagccaaaattgacaaatgggatctaattaaacttaagggcttctgcacagcaaaagaaactgtcattagagtgaacaggcaacctacagaatgggagaaaatttttgcaatctactcatctgtaGTTTcatcagaatctacaaagaactcaaacaaatttacaagaaaagaacaaacaaccccatcaacaggtgggtgaaggatatgaacagacacttctcaaaagaagacatttatgcagccaaaagatacatgaaaaaatcctcatcatcagtggccatcagggaaatgcaaatcaaaaccacagtgagataccatctcacacctgttagaatggtgatcattaaaaagtcaggaagcaacaggtgttggggaagatgtggagaaataggaacacttttacactgttggtgggactgtaaactagttcaaccattgtggaagtcagtgtggtgattcctcagggatctagaactagaaataccatttgacccagccatcccattactgggtatatacccaaaggattataaatcatgctgctataaagacacatgcacacgtatgtttattgcggcactattcacaatagcatagacttggaaccaacccaaatgtcccacaatgatagactggattaagaaaatgtggcacatatacaccatggaatactatgcagccataaaaaatgatgagttcatgtcctttgtagggacagggatgaagctggaaaccatcattctcagcaaactatcgcaaggacaaaaaaccaaacaccgcatgttctcactcataggtgggaattgaacaatgagaacacttggacacaggaaggggaacatcacacactggggactgttgtggggtggggggagggggagggatagcatcaggagatatacctaatgtaaatgacgagttaatgggtgcagcacaccaacatggcacatgtatacatatgtaacaaacctgcacgttgtgcacatgtaccttaaaacttaaagtataatttaaaaaaagtcaaaacaagaCTCAATTCTTGAATATATGAGAACTTTTGTAAGTCAGTAATATAGAGCTAAGCCAAATAAAATAGGGCAAAATATTCGAATAGGCCTTTGCAAAGGAGAGTTTCTTATATGCTGGAAGCCATAAGAAAATATGCTTCATAGGATTGCTCATTAGGCAAATACAAATTAATTCCACACTGAGATAGCACTAACCACTCACCAGTgtatggctacttttttttttttttttctgagacagggtctcattctgtcacccaagctggagtgcaatggtgcgatcttgactcactgcaacatccccctccggagtagctgggactacaggtgcatgccaccatgcccggctaatttttgtattttgagtagagacagggttttgccatgttggccagcctggtctgagAGCATAGCTACATTTAACAAAGTTAGTACATCAAATGCTGACAAGAATTTGGTGCCACTTCAACTGTCATCGCTGGCGAAAAAACATTCTAGAAGACTGGCAATTTATACTGATGTTAAACTTATACTCAGGTCATGACCCAGCAATTGAAGGACTTCCATGAATCTCAAGTGCACTCAAAGACTGTTATAAGAATATTCAGCACAAGAAATCAATAACCCCAAAATTGAGAAGTGATCTATGAAACTACATGGATATATCTCATGAGTATAATGAATGTAACTGGAGAAAAAAGGCCAGACACAAAACATATGTACATTCATTCATGTTAACTTTAAGAACAGGCAATTGTAACCTATGGGAATAGACATCAGAATAGTGATTAACTAAGAGGACACAGGGTGGGAATCACCTGGACAGGGGCTCTAACAGGCCTTTCTCAGATGATGGCAATTTTCTATAACTTGAGCTGGGTGGTGATAACATTGATCAAAACTAAACAAATTGCACTAAAGATTTGTGCACTTTATGTGAACTGTAGTTTCTTTACTGTTCtcattgcttgaacctcggagacacaggttgcagtgagccgagattgagccacggcactccagcctaggtgacagaacaagactacatctcaaaaacaataataatagtaataattaactATTCTCATAAAAATTAACGCATGGGGAATGGAGGCAAGCTGGTGCAGACCATGACAACTAGTTTAGATTTTATTGTAAACTCATTAAAAACTCGTTCtcgttttgtgtttttaaaaaattccactgATACAGCCGTTTTCTCTACCGAAAAAGACTATAACCGCATTATTTCATCAGTGGAAGCTACAGACAAAGGGCCCTTGAGAGGCGGCATCTTCACCTACGGGAATTTTTCCTGCTCAATTGTGAGACAAAGAGCATGTCCAAGTTTTCCTATCGGCCAGGCCGCCCCCTAGTTTCTGCGCTGCGGGTTAAACTCCAGAAGCTGGCGCCCTTCAGGGCCAGAGGTTTACTCTGCTCTCTGGAGgctgctaggattaaaggcaaaGCAAACGACAGGTCTATTAGCCACAATCGCAGGATAGAAAACACTGCTGTGACTCAGATTAGAACCGAGGTTGTGGCAACCACAACTACAAGTATTAACCACTACACGACCACAAAGCCTGCTGACAAGCATTGcacttcttctatttttttaatgtaaaaacacTCACACTATTTTATCTGCTTTATTCTTGGACGCCGCCGATTTTCGTGCTTTTCTGTCTTTCATGcgcttctccttttctctccccattctgctacataattttaaaaaaatctcatctcCCAGGATCCACCCACTGCCTCTACAACAAGCCTCCTGGGAGGTCTCTTTGTCCCACTGACGTCTCTGCCTTCtttcgctcttttttttttttttttttttttgacggagtctcgctctgtcgcccaggtggagtgcagtagcgcaatcttggcttactgcaacctctgcctcctgggttcaagcgattctcctgcctcagcctcccaagtagctggaatagcaggtgcatgccaccacattcggctaatttttgtatttttagtagagacgggatttttccatgttagccaggctggtcttgaactcttgacctcaagcgatccatccgcctcggcctcacacagtgctgggattacaggcgtgagccaacgtgcccggccaAATTTCAGGCCAACACCTGTTGACACACATTGCCAGACACACGGAATCTCTCGCAGAACACCGATGGGCCCACAAAGCACGCGGAGGCCGCGGCCGCTGACGATGTGAGCAAATTCGGTTCACGGTGTCTGGGGTACAGCCCTGAGGGTCCACTGGCCACCTCTGCGCAAGGACCAGTCCCCGCCGCTCCCCTCATCTCCACGCAGATTCTTCCCCACACACCTTCCCTTTCTTTGGGCCGCTGAAGCCTCTTGGACCTCTGAGGTGACTGTCCTGCCCGCAGCTTCTCTCCTTCCAAGAGCGTCATTTCTTGATCCTCTCTACAGTGGCTCAGCAGTAAGCCCAAGGTCCAGCACGCGAATCAGGAACCTGATGATTCTTCGGGTTTGCAGGGATCCGCCCCGTGAATAGATGAAAGTAACAGGTACCAATATCAAAACTGCAGTGACTCACCGGAAACACTTCGTGCTTGCCACTTTGCTAAGCTGTTTGAGTCCAACAGTTGCATGGGTCCTGGGTTAGTGTCCTGAATGTCTCTTGCCGCTACTTTCGTGAGTAATGTTGTCACTTTACCTTGTGGTGGCCAAGCACCTAAATGCACTATTAGGTTATGCAGTATAATTTTGCAGCGTAAAAGACGCATAAAGGGCCATAATGATGTGAAAAAGTCCCTGCTGCATTGGCCGGGAATTGAACCCGGGTCTCCCGCGTGGGAGGCGAGAATTCTACCACTGAACCACCAATCCCTCTCCACAGCTGTGGCCTGGAGGATAAGAGAAAAGAGTATCCAAAAAGACTTAGAAACTTCCAACCGCCTTTTTCAAGTGTCGACTGAAAGCTAACAAAGACATCCAAACCAAATGTTTTTATAGGAAACTTTTACTAGACAAagttataaatatcaaaatagcTCATTTGGTGGATCAAACTCTTAACTCTGAAAAAGGTCTTTCTACCTGCATTATAAACCCCTATAATAAAACATCAGAAATTCattcaggtttcttttttctaatcttaAATCTTCCATTGTCAATCTCAAACTGCTGCCTTTGAGGTTCTGAGAAGGTAACCTAACTGGTAGTTTAGGTAAATAAAGTTCAAATCCAGGGAGGAAataagaagcagaagcagaattagaagaaagaggaaataaaaggacAGAACCAAGGTAGAGATAATGAAGAAACAAAGGTTGGTCCACTAAGTTAGTCTTTTGTCGCTGGTTTTTTGGGCAAAAGAGTAATGATCAGTCTCGTAATCATTATAATACTATTATTTGTCTGCTTGAAGATGTATAAAGCATTTGAAGGAAATGTGATGTGAAAAGATTAAGAACCCTTGCCGTCAATGTTTCATTGTTTGGGAGAATCCCATTTCCTAAGTTAATATGCTTTGATGTATTAGCTATGAAAGGAGTAGACTAGTTTAAGGAAATATTGACggtcaaaatattaacatattagtCTT
This genomic window contains:
- the LOC112207542 gene encoding FAM231A/C-like protein, which codes for MGYSFSSQMNSGKDSTLTNLGGLKTQVLKEDRAQRGPAETQEPACEARPWATLSIKGVPTSVVSSKGLWKERPSAHTSECFSTTACPVAFILLVWNSQTPAGLQSLCTERHPSLSARAQRAGPRASREEGTFWTECVGQERWLIRSGSSQNESQEDQGAGLISQAGLKADNRRESSTWANEVEDRRPQCTPALNLTPSHPHPPHSLTTFLRSVIGIQIPPGLVAAGGTVA